TAACTATTTATCTTCCAAGGAGAGGGAACGGATCGAATCCCTGATCAGGGTCTTCGGACTCCCCCATCGTATCCCCGGTGATTTGGAAACAAAAGCCCTGTTATTCAGGATGACCAAAGACAAGAAGAAAAAAGGGGCGGTCCTCCCCTTTGTGCTCCTTAAAAAAATTGGACTCCCTTTTATCAACGGAGGGGTGCCCGAAAACATCATCCAGGAAGCCATCGAGGCCTTAAAAGTATGAAAAAAAGTCCCTTGGAAGAACTCCGGAAAGAAATAAGGCAAAAGGACAAAGAGATTGTAACCCTTTTGAATGAACGGGCCAAACTGTCTCTTGAGGTAGGGGCAGTTAAAATAGAGAACGGGCGGGAGGTCTATGACCCTTCCCGGGAGAGTCTGATTTTTCAGTTTCTTTCCCAGATCAACCCGGGGCCCCTTTCCGATAAGGCGGTACAGGATATTTTCCGGGAGATTATCTCTTCCTCCCGGGCCCTTCAAGGCCCTGTGACAGTGGCCTATTTCGGTCCGGAGGCCTCTTTTACCCATTTAGTTGCCCTGGCCCATTTCGGGAAAATGTCCCAATTTTTTCCTCAAAAGAACATTGCCCAGGTCTTTGAACAGGTGGAACGGGAAAGATGCGCTTACGGGGTGGTTCCCATTGAAAATTCCGGAGAGGGTGCTGTCAAACAAACCCTCGATCGTTTGAGTTCAACCCCCCTGTCCATCCGGGCCGAGGTTTTCCTGAGGATTTCCCATTACCTGATTTCTTCTAATGATAATTTAGAAAAGATTAAAAGGGTCTATTCCCATCCCCAGGCTATAGCCCAATGCCAGGGCTGGCTGGAAAAAAATCTGCCCCAATGTTCCTTGTCTAAAGTCGAGAATACGGCCCAGGCTGCCCAAAAAGTATTGGAAGACCTGGAAGGAGCGGCTATCGGCAGCCAGGAAGCCGCCCAGTTATACGGACTCAAGATCCTGGCCGACCGGATTGAGGATTATCCTTTGAACACGACACGGTTCCTCGTTATGGGAAGAGGTCAAAGTGAGGCCACCGGAAGGGATAAGACCTCCATCCTGTTCGGGACCCCCCATACTCCCGGTGCCCTTTTCCATGCCCTGGAACCCTTTAATAATAAAGAACTGAACCTGCTCAAAATTGAATCCTATCCCCTGCCGGACCGGATATGGGAATATTTATTCTTTGTGGATTTTTCCGGCCATTGGGGAGATGAGAAGGTCCGGCAATGCCTTAAGGATTTAGAAACGGTGACCACTTTTATTAAGGTCCTGGGCTCATACCCCTGGGGAGAGGGATTAGGACGAAAATAGTTTCGGGGATCGGGGGGCAGGGATCGGGGGTCGGTTAGAAAAGATTGTTGCAAGTGGCAAGATGCAAGTGTGAAAAACCTTGAACCCTGTACCTTGAACCTTGAACCTCCTTGGCGCCCCAAAGGGCATGAGGGCTTAATAGGATAAAAGAAAGGTGGCTGTCAAAATGACCGACCCTCGCTATCCCCGTATCTGCATTTCCATAACCGCCGGGACCACCCAGGAGGCCCTGATCAAAATGGAAGCGGGATTTGCCCAGACCGATATGCTGGAACTGCGGATAGACGGCCTCCGGAGGGTTGATTTAAAGAGGCTGCTGGCCGACAAAAAAGGGGAGATCCTGGTCACCAACCGGGTAAAAAAAGAAGGAGGGGCCTTCACCGGCAATGAGGAGGCCAGGGTGGACCTTCTTAAAGAAGCAGTGGCCTTAGGGGCCGATTATGTGGACCTGGAATTGGGGACTGACAGGGACCTGATTGCCGACCTGAAGAAAAAGATTGAAGCCCATCAGGGAAAAACAAAATTGATCCTGTCTTATCATAATCAGGAAGGGACCCCGCCCCGTGAGGCGCTGCAAAAGATTTTGGAAGAGGGCTGCAGAGCCGGTGCGGATATTATCAAGATCGTACCCTGGGCTGTAGAGGTGGGGGACAATCTGACGGTCTTAGACCTCATCCCTTATGCCAAAAGACTGGGGACAGAAATTATTACGTTTTGCATGGGGGAAAAAGGGAAGATAAGCCGGGCCATTGCCCCTCTTCTGGGCTCCTACCTGACCTATGCCGCCTTAACCAAGGGGGAGGAGTCGGCCCCGGGGCAGATGACTGTTCAAGAGTTGAAGCAGATTTTTGCGCTTATAAAATTCTGAGAGATAAATTCGCAGAAGGAAGGTGGGGGCCTATTTCGGGGAAAAAATCCAAAAAAGTGACGTCAGGCCGGGATTTAAGTATATTTGCCGTTTTTGGAAATCCTGTGGCCCACAGCCTTTCTCCCCTCATGCACCAGGCCGCTTTAGACCGGATGCAGGTCAGGAGCCGATATGTCCCCTTTTGTGTCCGGGATTTAAAGGCCGCCGTGCAAGGGATCAGGGGGCTGGATATTCGGGGAGTCAGTGTTACCCTGCCTTTCAAGACCGAGGTCATAAAATACCTGGATGAAATAGATGGGGCCGCCCGCCGGATCGGGGCGGTCAATACCATCTGGAATCATCAGGGGGTCCTTAAGGGTTACAATACCGACTGGCTCGGGTTTACCCTTTCGTTAAAGGAGGGCCTGGAAATCCGGGGGAAGCGATTTGCCGTCCTCGGGGCCGGAGGAGCGGCCAGGGGAATCCTTTACGGGCTGATCCGGGAAGGGGGGAATCCGGTAATACTCAACCGGACCGTTGCCAAAGGACAGGATCTGGCCAAGGAATTTGGCTGTGCCTTTTTACCGTTATCCGAAATGGAAAAGATTGATGCCGATTGCCTGATCAATACCACCCCCCAGGGGATGGCCCCGGACATAAAAAAATCACCCTTTCCCAGAGCACACCTGAAAAAATTTGGTTGGGTCATGGACATTATTTATAACCCGCTCAAGACAAAACTTTTAAAGGACGCCGAAGAGGCAGGGTGCAAGGTCATTTCCGGGCTGGGCATGTTCGTGCATCAGGGGGCGGAACAACTGAAGATCTGGACCGGACTGGAACCCCCCAGGGACTTCATGTATAAGCTGATCCAGGCAAAATTAGAAAAAAATGATCGAGATTAAACCGATAGCCCATCTTGATGCCCAGGTTACGATGCCCGGGTCGAAGAGTTATACCCAGAGGGCCCTTATCATGGCCGCCCTGGCCGAGGGGGATTCCCTCTTGCAAGGCCCCCTCCTTTCAGAAGATACGGGGTATCTGGCAGCGGCCCTGGGCCTGCTGGGCGCCGGTATTGAGATGCATGATGGGGATATGGTAGTCCACGGTACAAAGGGCCTGATAAAAAACCCCCACCAGGAAATTTATCTGGGGAACAATGGCACGGCCCTGCGCCTGCTGACTACCGTGGTCTGCCTTGGAGAAGGCGAGTTTCTGCTCACCGGTACCGCCCGTCTTAAGGAAAGACCGGTTCAACCCTTGCTTACGGCCCTGAAGGCCTTGGGGGTGGATATCCGGAGTAAAGACCAGCCGGGTTTTCCACCGATCATCATTAAGGCCCAGGGCCTTAAGGGAGGCCGGGTAAAAATCAGCCAGATGGAAAGCAGTCAGTATATTTCCTCTCTTCTGATCTCGGCCCCTTTTGCCGGGGAGGATCTTTCCCTCGAGCTTCAAGGCCCGATCCCTTCCAGACCTTATGTGGAAATGACCACGGCCTTGATGAAACAGTTTGGGGCCCTGGTAATCCAAAAATCACCGACTCTTTTTTTAATCAAGAATGACCGACCGTATAAGGGGATTACCTGCCGGATCGAGGGAGATGTCTCCAGTGCCTCTTATTTTTTTTTGGCCGCCGCCTTGTGTCAGGGCAAGGTCAGGGTCCGGCCTATTCTTTCGGAGACCTTGCAGGGAGATATCGGCTTTTTGAAGATCCTGCAAGTGCTCGGGTGTACGATACGTCGGGGGAGAGATTGGGTGGAGGTTTCGGGAGGAAGACCGGTTGCAGGAGAAAGGCTTTTTGACCTGGGGGATATGCCGGATATGGTCCCGACCCTGGCTGTATTGGCCGCCTGCCGGCCAGGGCGGACTATTATTAAAAATGTCGCCCACCTCAGAATAAAAGAGAGTAACCGGCTGGAGGCTCTGGCCAGGGAGTTGACCAGGACCGGAATTCGGGCCGAAGAAACAGCAGACGGTCTTAAAATCGAAGGGGGCAGACCCCATGGGGCTGAAATTGAAACCTATAACGATCATCGGATAGCCATGAGCTTTGCTATTCTGGGTTTGGCCGTTCCGGGCATTAAAATCAAGGATCCGGACTGCGTCCGGAAATCCTTTCCGGGATTCTGGAAAGAATTGGAAAAGTTGTCGACTTAGCCCCGGACAATGCTAATGAATATTATTTTAATCGGCTACCGCTGTACTGGAAAGACTTCGGTGGGGAAAAAACTGGCTGAAAAATTGGGGGTCCCTTTTTATGACACCGATGCCCTGATTATCGACCGGATAGGTAAAACGATCAAAGAATGGGTGGAGGAAAAGGGCTGGGAATCCTTTCGGCAGGAAGAAAAAGCGGTCATCCGGGAAATCGCTTCTCTGGATTCGACGGTTATCGCCCTGGGAGGGGGAGCGGTCCTGGACCCTGAAAACAGAGCAATCATTAGTAGGAATGCCCTGATCCTCTGGCTGGCCGCTGATGCTCAGACCATAGGGGAAAGGATGTCGGCCGACCCCCACAATAAGGACCTGCGGCCTCCCCTTTCCAAGGGGGACCTTGAGACCGAAATCCAGGCAACCCTGACCGAGCGATTTCCTCTCTATGAACAGGTGTCCGATTTCTGTGTTGACACCAAAGGCAAGAGCCTTGAGACCATTACTGAGGAGATCCTTAACTTAATAAGGATTCGAAACCAATCCCTCAATCCAGACTTAACAGGATCGAAGGATACCCCATTGCTTTAATCGTGTAATCCGTGCCAAAAATATATTTTCGAATCAAACAGACCAAACAGACCAGATAGACCAAACAGACCAAACAGACCAGATAACACAGGAGTCCTTATGTCCGGCAATTCCATCGGCCTTTTATTCAAGGTTACCACCTGGGGGGAGTCCCATGGCCCGGCTTTAGGTGCGGTCGTGGAGGGTTGCCCGCCTTCCATCCCTCTGACCGAACAATACATCCAGGAGGAGCTGAAAAAGAGAAGGCCGGGCGGGATTTCAAGCGCCTCCTCCAGGAAAGAAGAAGACCGGGTGGAGATCCTTTCCGGAATCTTTGAGGGTCGGACTACGGGAACGCCCATATCCTTGCTCATCCGCAACAAAGATGCAGACAGCTCGGCCTATGATGCCATAAAAGATATCTTCCGCCCCGGCCATGGTGATTTTACCTATTTCAAGAAATATGGGGTGAGGGACCACCGGGGAGGCGGCCGGGCCTCCGGCCGGGAAACCGCGGCCCGGGTGGCGGCCGGGGCGATTGCCAAAAAAGTGCTGGCCCCTCAAGGCATAGAAGTCCTGGCCTATACACTGGAAATAGGGGGCATCAAGGCCGAGCGGATCTCTTTAGAGGCCATTTCAAAAAACAACCTTTACTGTCCTGACCCCCAGGCCGTTATAAAAATGGAAAAGAAGCTGCTGGAGACCGCACGGAGAGGGGATTCTCTGGGAGGGATCGTGGAGATCATCGTCAAGGGATGTCCTGCGGGTCTGGGAGAGCCTGTCTTCGATAAGATGGATGCCGATCTGGCCAAGGCCCTGATGGGCATCGGATCCATTAAAGGGGTCGAAATCGGTGCCGGATTTGAGGCCGCCAGAATGACGGGCTCGGAGTGCAATGACCCGATCACCCCGGAGGGTTTCCTGACCAATCAGGCCGGAGGGATTCTGGCTGGCATCACCAACGGTGACGACCTGGTGATCCGGGTGGCCTGCAAGCCGGTCCCTTCCATCCGGAAAGAACAACAGACCATCGATCTTTCAGGAAATCCGGTTACTTTGTCGATCAAAGGCCGGCACGATACGGCGGTCATACCCCGTATCGTTCCGGTGTGTGAGGCCATGGTGCGCATTGTTGTGGCCGATCATCTTTTAAGACAAAAGGCCTTGAAAGCTGATAAGAAATGAAAAAGATCCAAATCGGAATCATCGGGGGGACCAGGGGATTGGGTCGATGGATGGCTCGCTTCTTTACCAAAGAAGGCTTTCCGGTCCAGACCGCGGGAAGGACTTCCGGTTTAGACCTGCCGACCATGGCCCGACAGTGTCCGGTGGTGATCGTCAGCGTGCCCATCGGTGTCACCGGGCAAGTGATTCGAGCCATTGGACCGCACATGCCTAAAGAATCTCTGTTGATGGATGTGACCTCTCTTAAGGAAGAACCGGTCAAGGCCATGTTGGCCTCTTCCTGTTCGGAAGTTATCGGGCTCCATCCCCTTTTCGGGCCCCGGATCAAGACCCTGAAGGGGCACAATATAGTCCTCTGCCCGGTGCGCTGCCGGAAGTGGCTTCCTTGGGTAAAAGAAATTTTTATAAAAAATGGGGCCATTCTGATTGAAACCCAACCGGACCATCATGACGCCTGCATGGCCCTGGTCCAGGGTCTGAATCATTTGAATTCCATTACCCTGGGCCTGACTTTGGCCGGGTCCGGGTTTGGTCTGGAAGAACTGAAACAATATGCCACCCCGATCTTGAAAACAAAACTGGTAATTCTAAAAAAAATCTTCGGCCGGAATTCCAGGCTCTATGCGGAGATTATTACCCAGAACCCGCATACCCCAAAAGTTATTACGAATTACATGAACAGCCTGTCGGAACTGAAAGAATTGATAGACCGGGAGGATAGCCGGAGTTTACAAAAACGGATTGAGGATACCAAGCTTTTCAAATGATCCAGAATCGTCCGGCCAGAGGCGGATGATCTGGCGTTTTCGAAAAGTTAGAGATAAATTTTCAAATGCGGAGCATGAGAAACTATGAGCTTCAAATATCTTCGAGAGATATCCAACCCCCGGGAGATCCTGGCGGACCTGCCGTTGTCACAGGACCTGGCACGGATCAAGAAAAAACGCGACCAGGAGATCAAAGCCGTTTTTACCCGGGAGAGCAACCGATTCCTGCTCATCATCGGTCCCTGTTCGGCCCATGATGAAGAGGCGGTCTGCGATTACATCGCCCGGCTGGCCGGGGTGCAGGACGAAGTAAAGGAAAAGATCATCATTATTCCCAGAATCTACACCAATAAACCCCGCACGACCGGCCTGGGATACAAAGGGATGGTCCACCAGCCCGATCCGAAGGAAGAGCCGAACCTGGTCGAGGGCATTCAGGCTATCCGGAGGATGCATATCCGTGCCCTTCGGGAATCGGACCTTCCGGCAGCCGACGAGATGCTCTATCCCGGGAACTATGCCTACATCGAGGATCTGTTAAGCTATGTAGCCGTGGGCGCCCGGTCCGTAGAGAATCAGGCCCATCGTCTGACCTGCAGCGGCCTGGAAGTCCCGGTGGGTATGAAGAATCCGACCTCCGGCGACCTGGAGGTGACTCTTAATTCCATTCAGGCCTCACAAGCGCCTCATACTTTCAGTTATAACCGGTGGGAAGTAAAGACTACCGGCAATCCCCTGACGCACGCCGTTCTCCGGGGGGCCGTTGATCACTATAAGCTGGCAGTCCCCAATTACCACTTTGAAGACCTGAGCCTTTTTGCCAAGACTTACCAGAAGCGGGGGCTGGCCAATCCGACGATCATTGTGGATACCAACCACGCCAATTCCAATAAGAAATTTGCCGAACAACCCCGTATCGCCAAGGAGGTGCTGCATAGCCGCCGGCACTCGGCCCTGCTCAAGGAAATGGTCCGGGGACTGATGATCGAGAGTTTTATCGAAGAAGGCGCCCAGCCGCCGACCGGTACGGTCTACGGGAAATCCATTACCGACCCCTGCCTGGGCTGGAAGGACAGCGAAAAGCTGATTCGAGATCTGGCCGGAATGCTGTAGCATCATCCAGGGCTTCAATTTCTTCGGACAAGAATAGCCTCATGTTCTTTCGATCGGACGGACAACACCGGAATCGGGCAGCGCCTGAAAACTTTTTCTGCGGTTGAACCTAAAAGGGTATTGCTGATATTGGTTCTCCCTTTGGTGCCCATAATCACCAGATCCGCCTGTTCTTTTTTTATCGCCTCCAACAACTCCACCCAGGGAACCCCGATACGAAACACCCTTATGATATTGAGGTCCTGGCAGCCGGTTTCTAAAAGAAGTTGATCGGTCGACGCTTCACGATCCGCCTTTTGAAGGGCAATATATTTTTCTACTGAGGCCCCCACCCCTTCGGCTTCGACCTTTCGGATGGCCTCCACATCCCGCTGATTGATCACATTGACTATGACCAGGTCAGCATGGAGGGTATGAGCCAGATGGCCGGCATAACTTAAGGTTGGTTTGGAATATTCAGAAAAATCGACGGCAACCAAAATTTTTTTAATGGGTTCCATAAGATCTCCTTTGGACTGTTTTATCTTTAGATGATTAGCTAATAACCATAGCAAAAAAAATACCCCCTTACAACCTGTATTCCGGGAGCAAAATTTGGGACCCTTTCGCCATAAACTCGGGTCTGTCTAACCCTTTATCCCCTATCATCAGCCGTTATCAAGCCGGCAGCCGGGTGCCAGTCAATTTTTTCTTCACTATTTTTTTGTATAATTAAACCGTTCTGCTATAATTAAACAATCTTATTTTAAAAAGGAAGAACCATTATGGGTTATCCAAGTAAAAAAGAGAACAACTTATATACTTACAAGGATTATCTGGAATGGCTGGATGGGGAACGCTGGGAGTTGATTGAGGGAGTTGCTTATAATATGACACCGGCTCCTTCCAGGAGCCATCAAAAGATTTCTGTAGCCTTGGTCAAGAAGATTTCCCAATATCTGGAAGAAAAAAAATGCGAAATCTACCACGCCCCTTTTGATGTCCGCTTCCCAGAGGGGGATGAAGAAGAGGGGGAGATCCGGACCGTCGTGCAGCCGGATATCGTGGTTATCTGTGATCCCTCGAAATTGGATGAAAAGGGATGTAAAGGCAGCCCCGATCTGATTATGGAAATCCTTTCGCCCTCTACGGCATCTAAGGATTATATCACCAAGTTGAACCTTTATGAAAAGAATAAAGTGCCCGAATACTGGATCATCCATCCGATCGATAAAATCGTCATGGTATACAGACTTTCCGAAAACGGGAAATACGGCCGGGCGGAAGTTTATTCGGGAGCGGATAAAGTGAAGGTGGGAATATTTGATGATTTGGTTGTTGACCTGAAGGGAATTTTTGTTTCTGATTAATCCTGTCAACTTAAACT
The sequence above is a segment of the Deltaproteobacteria bacterium genome. Coding sequences within it:
- the pheA gene encoding prephenate dehydratase; translation: MKKSPLEELRKEIRQKDKEIVTLLNERAKLSLEVGAVKIENGREVYDPSRESLIFQFLSQINPGPLSDKAVQDIFREIISSSRALQGPVTVAYFGPEASFTHLVALAHFGKMSQFFPQKNIAQVFEQVERERCAYGVVPIENSGEGAVKQTLDRLSSTPLSIRAEVFLRISHYLISSNDNLEKIKRVYSHPQAIAQCQGWLEKNLPQCSLSKVENTAQAAQKVLEDLEGAAIGSQEAAQLYGLKILADRIEDYPLNTTRFLVMGRGQSEATGRDKTSILFGTPHTPGALFHALEPFNNKELNLLKIESYPLPDRIWEYLFFVDFSGHWGDEKVRQCLKDLETVTTFIKVLGSYPWGEGLGRK
- the aroD gene encoding type I 3-dehydroquinate dehydratase, with the protein product MAVKMTDPRYPRICISITAGTTQEALIKMEAGFAQTDMLELRIDGLRRVDLKRLLADKKGEILVTNRVKKEGGAFTGNEEARVDLLKEAVALGADYVDLELGTDRDLIADLKKKIEAHQGKTKLILSYHNQEGTPPREALQKILEEGCRAGADIIKIVPWAVEVGDNLTVLDLIPYAKRLGTEIITFCMGEKGKISRAIAPLLGSYLTYAALTKGEESAPGQMTVQELKQIFALIKF
- the aroE gene encoding shikimate dehydrogenase; protein product: MAHSLSPLMHQAALDRMQVRSRYVPFCVRDLKAAVQGIRGLDIRGVSVTLPFKTEVIKYLDEIDGAARRIGAVNTIWNHQGVLKGYNTDWLGFTLSLKEGLEIRGKRFAVLGAGGAARGILYGLIREGGNPVILNRTVAKGQDLAKEFGCAFLPLSEMEKIDADCLINTTPQGMAPDIKKSPFPRAHLKKFGWVMDIIYNPLKTKLLKDAEEAGCKVISGLGMFVHQGAEQLKIWTGLEPPRDFMYKLIQAKLEKNDRD
- the aroA gene encoding 3-phosphoshikimate 1-carboxyvinyltransferase, with product MIEIKPIAHLDAQVTMPGSKSYTQRALIMAALAEGDSLLQGPLLSEDTGYLAAALGLLGAGIEMHDGDMVVHGTKGLIKNPHQEIYLGNNGTALRLLTTVVCLGEGEFLLTGTARLKERPVQPLLTALKALGVDIRSKDQPGFPPIIIKAQGLKGGRVKISQMESSQYISSLLISAPFAGEDLSLELQGPIPSRPYVEMTTALMKQFGALVIQKSPTLFLIKNDRPYKGITCRIEGDVSSASYFFLAAALCQGKVRVRPILSETLQGDIGFLKILQVLGCTIRRGRDWVEVSGGRPVAGERLFDLGDMPDMVPTLAVLAACRPGRTIIKNVAHLRIKESNRLEALARELTRTGIRAEETADGLKIEGGRPHGAEIETYNDHRIAMSFAILGLAVPGIKIKDPDCVRKSFPGFWKELEKLST
- a CDS encoding shikimate kinase, producing the protein MNIILIGYRCTGKTSVGKKLAEKLGVPFYDTDALIIDRIGKTIKEWVEEKGWESFRQEEKAVIREIASLDSTVIALGGGAVLDPENRAIISRNALILWLAADAQTIGERMSADPHNKDLRPPLSKGDLETEIQATLTERFPLYEQVSDFCVDTKGKSLETITEEILNLIRIRNQSLNPDLTGSKDTPLL
- the aroC gene encoding chorismate synthase; translated protein: MSGNSIGLLFKVTTWGESHGPALGAVVEGCPPSIPLTEQYIQEELKKRRPGGISSASSRKEEDRVEILSGIFEGRTTGTPISLLIRNKDADSSAYDAIKDIFRPGHGDFTYFKKYGVRDHRGGGRASGRETAARVAAGAIAKKVLAPQGIEVLAYTLEIGGIKAERISLEAISKNNLYCPDPQAVIKMEKKLLETARRGDSLGGIVEIIVKGCPAGLGEPVFDKMDADLAKALMGIGSIKGVEIGAGFEAARMTGSECNDPITPEGFLTNQAGGILAGITNGDDLVIRVACKPVPSIRKEQQTIDLSGNPVTLSIKGRHDTAVIPRIVPVCEAMVRIVVADHLLRQKALKADKK
- a CDS encoding prephenate dehydrogenase/arogenate dehydrogenase family protein, whose protein sequence is MKKIQIGIIGGTRGLGRWMARFFTKEGFPVQTAGRTSGLDLPTMARQCPVVIVSVPIGVTGQVIRAIGPHMPKESLLMDVTSLKEEPVKAMLASSCSEVIGLHPLFGPRIKTLKGHNIVLCPVRCRKWLPWVKEIFIKNGAILIETQPDHHDACMALVQGLNHLNSITLGLTLAGSGFGLEELKQYATPILKTKLVILKKIFGRNSRLYAEIITQNPHTPKVITNYMNSLSELKELIDREDSRSLQKRIEDTKLFK
- a CDS encoding 3-deoxy-7-phosphoheptulonate synthase, producing the protein MSFKYLREISNPREILADLPLSQDLARIKKKRDQEIKAVFTRESNRFLLIIGPCSAHDEEAVCDYIARLAGVQDEVKEKIIIIPRIYTNKPRTTGLGYKGMVHQPDPKEEPNLVEGIQAIRRMHIRALRESDLPAADEMLYPGNYAYIEDLLSYVAVGARSVENQAHRLTCSGLEVPVGMKNPTSGDLEVTLNSIQASQAPHTFSYNRWEVKTTGNPLTHAVLRGAVDHYKLAVPNYHFEDLSLFAKTYQKRGLANPTIIVDTNHANSNKKFAEQPRIAKEVLHSRRHSALLKEMVRGLMIESFIEEGAQPPTGTVYGKSITDPCLGWKDSEKLIRDLAGML
- a CDS encoding universal stress protein; this translates as MEPIKKILVAVDFSEYSKPTLSYAGHLAHTLHADLVIVNVINQRDVEAIRKVEAEGVGASVEKYIALQKADREASTDQLLLETGCQDLNIIRVFRIGVPWVELLEAIKKEQADLVIMGTKGRTNISNTLLGSTAEKVFRRCPIPVLSVRSKEHEAILVRRN
- a CDS encoding Uma2 family endonuclease; its protein translation is MGYPSKKENNLYTYKDYLEWLDGERWELIEGVAYNMTPAPSRSHQKISVALVKKISQYLEEKKCEIYHAPFDVRFPEGDEEEGEIRTVVQPDIVVICDPSKLDEKGCKGSPDLIMEILSPSTASKDYITKLNLYEKNKVPEYWIIHPIDKIVMVYRLSENGKYGRAEVYSGADKVKVGIFDDLVVDLKGIFVSD